The following proteins are co-located in the Purpureocillium takamizusanense chromosome 10, complete sequence genome:
- the PRP4 gene encoding Non-specific serine/threonine protein kinase (COG:T~EggNog:ENOG503NU45) translates to MSLSSDEGEIRDDGNGDLKASHQTSRAGNGVDRQGRPRDPSPAPSRASASSSRRSRSPRGYKRLRDDGDHYGGGRDYDSRPSRSHRGDDRYRDDRRGRGRRPSDSVYDDAPRHEYRRSRVSYEDLDHPSPHGSGYNNESRQYRDDADQHRRRDHLDRDRHGYRPRDGGYGRQHDRFDNRRRDVYRDEQPRRRSRSPSTYRRDAGGDHERGNRNNGGDRPSLPLRADAREKTRPSLAPGTMEATKELSPEPEFQEPEPIDEDAEIERRRKRREELLAKSSSATPLLLHAVGAAAEKAGHTASPASTQPEPRQQSLEARTPRTPGSDWPSPHSPTSRDEPLDDKGLMNTHVNAEAAEPEGPSAADYDPTVDMQEDERRDGLRHGQAVMHGEAQPVEAPKPGSPLQQHASGDEDDDFDMFAEDFDEVKYAAQRAKASDTRQTQGGILEGDDSEGFYKLRVGEILDSRYKVQSVLGQGMFARVARAVNQETQKVVAIKIIRNNTALRKGALTEIAILKKLNDGDPSNKKYIVRFEQSFDHQGHLCMVFEGLEMNLREVLKKFGKNVGINLEGTRRFARQIFVALDHMRRSSIIHADLKPDNILIHETRQFVKICDLGTAIDRDDAATAHSQVTPYLISRFYRAPEVILGMDYDYAIDVWSIGCTLFELFTGKILFPGENNNQMLKLMMELRGRMYPKYYKRGQMWPHHFDDRDNFVSVTRDKLTNREVMKTMIVKPTRSLGSRLDDAAAGMSPSEKQDLERFRDLLENCLVLHPERRITAAEALQHSFFHHKRVTTHPR, encoded by the exons ATGTCGTTGAGCTCGGACGAGGGTGAGATCAGGGACGATGGAAACGGGGACCTGAAGGCATCTCACCAGACTTCTCGAGCAGGAAATGGAGTTGACCGTCAAGGCAGACCGCGCGACCCGTCGCCCGCTCcgtcgcgagcgagcgccagcTCGTCTCGCCGGAGCCGCTCTCCTCGCGGATACAAGAGGCTGCGTGACGACGGAGACCACTACGGTGGTGGACGAGACTACGATTCGAGGCCCTCGCGTTCtcaccgcggcgacgaccgctACCGCGATgaccgccgtgggcgaggcaggcggccCTCCGACAGCGTCTACGATGACGCCCCACGACACGAATACCGCCGATCACGCGTCTCGTACGAGGATCTAGACCATCCGTCGCCCCACGGCTCAGGCTATAACAACGAGTCGCGTCAATATCGCGACGACGCTGAtcagcaccgccgtcgagaccACCTGGACCGCGACCGACACGGCTATCGACCTCGCGATGGCGGCTACGGTCGACAGCACGACCGCTTCGACAATCGTCGCCGAGATGTCTACCGTGACGAGCagccacgacgccgcagccgctcccCCAGCACGTATCGACGCGATGCGGGCGGTGATCACGAGAGAGGCAATCGCAACAACGGCGGTGACAGACCCTCGCTCCCGCTGCGAGCCGATGCACGCGAGAAGACCCGGCCTTCCCTCGCTCCGGGCACAAT GGAGGCGACCAAGGAGCTGTCTCCGGAACCAGAGTTCCAGGAACCGGAGCCgatcgacgaggatgccgagaTTGAGCGGCGTCGGAAGCGGCGCGAGGAGCTCTTGGCCAAGTCCAGCTCGGCTACGCCCCTGCTCCTCCATGCCgtcggggccgccgccgagaaggcTGGCCACACGGCATCGCCCGCTTCCACACAACCAGAGCCTCGCCAGCAATCGCTGGAGGCCCGTACCCCTCGGACGCCAGGCTCTG ACTGGCCCTCACCTCACTCGCCCACGTCGCGGGACGAGCCTCTGGACGACAAGGGCCTCATGAACACGCATGTCAACGCAGAGGCCGCTGAACCGGAGGGTCCATCGGCCGCCGACTACGATCCAACAGTCGACATGCAGGAAGATGAACGGAGAGATGGCCTTCGACATGGACAGGCGGTCATGCATGGCGAAGCACAACCTGTGGAGGCACCCAAACCGGGAAGCCCCTTACAGCAGCACGCCTCtggcgacgaagatgacgattTCGACATGTTTGCGGAAGATTTTGACGAGGTCAAGTACGCAGCTCAGCGGGCCAAGGCGTCAGACACGCGCCAGACGCAGGGTGGTATtctcgagggcgatgacTCTGAGGGCTTCTACAAGCTTCGCGTCGGCGAGATCTTGGACTCTCGCTACAAGGTTCAGTCGGTGCTTGGCCAGGGCATGTTTGCGCGGGTTGCCCGCGCCGTAAATCAAGAGACCCAGAAGGTGGTGGCCATCAAGATCATCCGCAACAACACTGCCCTGCGAAAGGGGGCGCTCACGGAGATTGCCATCTTGAAGAAGCTCAACGACGGGGATCCATCGAATAAGAAGTACATCGTCCGCTTTGAGCAGTCGTTCGACCACCAGGGCCACCTCTGCATGGTTTTTGAGGGCCTTGAGATGAATCTCCGCGAGGTACTGAAGAAGTTTGGCAAGAATGTCGGCATCAACCTCGAGGGCACGCGGCGATTCGCTCGCCAGATTTTCGTCGCGCTGGACCATATGCGTAGGAGCAGCATCATCCACGCGGATCTCAAACCCGACAACATTTTG ATTCACGAAACGCGCCAATTTGTGAAGATTTGCGACTTAGGAACCGCCATCGACAGAGACgacgcggccacggcgcacTCGCAGGTCACGCCGTACCTGATCAGCAGGTTTTATCGAGCGCCCGAGGTGATTCTCGGCATGGATTACGACTACGCCATTGACGTGTGGTCCATCGGCTGCACGCTGTTCGAGCTGTTTACAGGCAAGATCCTGTTTCCCGGCGAGAACAACAATCAGATGCTCAAGCTCATGATGGAACTGCGCGGGCGGATGTATCCCAAGTATTACAAACGCGGACAGATGTGGCCACACCATTTCGACGACCGTGACAACTTTGTGAGCGTCACGCGCGACAAGCTCACCAACAGG GAAGTCATGAAGACTATGATTGTCAAGCCCACGCGCAGCCTGGGCTctcgcctcgacgacgcggctgCAGGCATGTCGCCTTCGGAGAAGCAGGACTTGGAGCGGTTCCGAGACCTGCTGGAAAACTGCCTCGTGCTGCACCCGGAGCGACGCAtcacggcggccgaggcgctaCAGCACTCTTTTTTCCACCACAAACGAGTCACAACGCACCCACGCTAG
- the PRP4 gene encoding Non-specific serine/threonine protein kinase (COG:T~EggNog:ENOG503NU45) — MSLSSDEGEIRDDGNGDLKASHQTSRAGNGVDRQGRPRDPSPAPSRASASSSRRSRSPRGYKRLRDDGDHYGGGRDYDSRPSRSHRGDDRYRDDRRGRGRRPSDSVYDDAPRHEYRRSRVSYEDLDHPSPHGSGYNNESRQYRDDADQHRRRDHLDRDRHGYRPRDGGYGRQHDRFDNRRRDVYRDEQPRRRSRSPSTYRRDAGGDHERGNRNNGGDRPSLPLRADAREKTRPSLAPGTMEATKELSPEPEFQEPEPIDEDAEIERRRKRREELLAKSSSATPLLLHAVGAAAEKAGHTASPASTQPEPRQQSLEARTPRTPGSDWPSPHSPTSRDEPLDDKGLMNTHVNAEAAEPEGPSAADYDPTVDMQEDERRDGLRHGQAVMHGEAQPVEAPKPGSPLQQHASGDEDDDFDMFAEDFDEVKYAAQRAKASDTRQTQGGILEGDDSEGFYKLRVGEILDSRYKVQSVLGQGMFARVARAVNQETQKVVAIKIIRNNTALRKGALTEIAILKKLNDGDPSNKKYIVRFEQSFDHQGHLCMVFEGLEMNLREVLKKFGKNVGINLEGTRRFARQIFVALDHMRRSSIIHADLKPDNILIHETRQFVKICDLGTAIDRDDAATAHSQVTPYLISRFYRAPEVILGMDYDYAIDVWSIGCTLFELFTGKILFPGENNNQMLKLMMELRGRMYPKYYKRGQMWPHHFDDRDNFVSVTRDKLTNRVRNKGVLRCVWIR; from the exons ATGTCGTTGAGCTCGGACGAGGGTGAGATCAGGGACGATGGAAACGGGGACCTGAAGGCATCTCACCAGACTTCTCGAGCAGGAAATGGAGTTGACCGTCAAGGCAGACCGCGCGACCCGTCGCCCGCTCcgtcgcgagcgagcgccagcTCGTCTCGCCGGAGCCGCTCTCCTCGCGGATACAAGAGGCTGCGTGACGACGGAGACCACTACGGTGGTGGACGAGACTACGATTCGAGGCCCTCGCGTTCtcaccgcggcgacgaccgctACCGCGATgaccgccgtgggcgaggcaggcggccCTCCGACAGCGTCTACGATGACGCCCCACGACACGAATACCGCCGATCACGCGTCTCGTACGAGGATCTAGACCATCCGTCGCCCCACGGCTCAGGCTATAACAACGAGTCGCGTCAATATCGCGACGACGCTGAtcagcaccgccgtcgagaccACCTGGACCGCGACCGACACGGCTATCGACCTCGCGATGGCGGCTACGGTCGACAGCACGACCGCTTCGACAATCGTCGCCGAGATGTCTACCGTGACGAGCagccacgacgccgcagccgctcccCCAGCACGTATCGACGCGATGCGGGCGGTGATCACGAGAGAGGCAATCGCAACAACGGCGGTGACAGACCCTCGCTCCCGCTGCGAGCCGATGCACGCGAGAAGACCCGGCCTTCCCTCGCTCCGGGCACAAT GGAGGCGACCAAGGAGCTGTCTCCGGAACCAGAGTTCCAGGAACCGGAGCCgatcgacgaggatgccgagaTTGAGCGGCGTCGGAAGCGGCGCGAGGAGCTCTTGGCCAAGTCCAGCTCGGCTACGCCCCTGCTCCTCCATGCCgtcggggccgccgccgagaaggcTGGCCACACGGCATCGCCCGCTTCCACACAACCAGAGCCTCGCCAGCAATCGCTGGAGGCCCGTACCCCTCGGACGCCAGGCTCTG ACTGGCCCTCACCTCACTCGCCCACGTCGCGGGACGAGCCTCTGGACGACAAGGGCCTCATGAACACGCATGTCAACGCAGAGGCCGCTGAACCGGAGGGTCCATCGGCCGCCGACTACGATCCAACAGTCGACATGCAGGAAGATGAACGGAGAGATGGCCTTCGACATGGACAGGCGGTCATGCATGGCGAAGCACAACCTGTGGAGGCACCCAAACCGGGAAGCCCCTTACAGCAGCACGCCTCtggcgacgaagatgacgattTCGACATGTTTGCGGAAGATTTTGACGAGGTCAAGTACGCAGCTCAGCGGGCCAAGGCGTCAGACACGCGCCAGACGCAGGGTGGTATtctcgagggcgatgacTCTGAGGGCTTCTACAAGCTTCGCGTCGGCGAGATCTTGGACTCTCGCTACAAGGTTCAGTCGGTGCTTGGCCAGGGCATGTTTGCGCGGGTTGCCCGCGCCGTAAATCAAGAGACCCAGAAGGTGGTGGCCATCAAGATCATCCGCAACAACACTGCCCTGCGAAAGGGGGCGCTCACGGAGATTGCCATCTTGAAGAAGCTCAACGACGGGGATCCATCGAATAAGAAGTACATCGTCCGCTTTGAGCAGTCGTTCGACCACCAGGGCCACCTCTGCATGGTTTTTGAGGGCCTTGAGATGAATCTCCGCGAGGTACTGAAGAAGTTTGGCAAGAATGTCGGCATCAACCTCGAGGGCACGCGGCGATTCGCTCGCCAGATTTTCGTCGCGCTGGACCATATGCGTAGGAGCAGCATCATCCACGCGGATCTCAAACCCGACAACATTTTG ATTCACGAAACGCGCCAATTTGTGAAGATTTGCGACTTAGGAACCGCCATCGACAGAGACgacgcggccacggcgcacTCGCAGGTCACGCCGTACCTGATCAGCAGGTTTTATCGAGCGCCCGAGGTGATTCTCGGCATGGATTACGACTACGCCATTGACGTGTGGTCCATCGGCTGCACGCTGTTCGAGCTGTTTACAGGCAAGATCCTGTTTCCCGGCGAGAACAACAATCAGATGCTCAAGCTCATGATGGAACTGCGCGGGCGGATGTATCCCAAGTATTACAAACGCGGACAGATGTGGCCACACCATTTCGACGACCGTGACAACTTTGTGAGCGTCACGCGCGACAAGCTCACCAACAGGGTACGTAACAAGGGTGTTTTACGATGTGTGTGGATTCGATAG
- the TMA7 gene encoding Translation machinery-associated protein 7 (COG:S~EggNog:ENOG503P7FQ): MGGANREGGKAKPLKAAKKANKELDEDDKAFLEKKRAEEKARKELAAKAGGKGPLNTGAQGIKKSGKK, encoded by the exons atGGGTGGTGCCAACAGAGAAG gcggcaaggccaagccgTTAAAGGCCGCGAAGAAGGCCAacaaggagctcgacgaggacgacaaggcctTTCTCGAGAAGAAGCGTGCCG AGGAGAAGGCGCGCAAGGagctggcggccaaggccggcggcaagggcccTCTCAACACCGGCGCCCAGGGCATCAAGAAGAGCGGCAAGAAATGa
- a CDS encoding uncharacterized protein (COG:T~EggNog:ENOG503NVEP~TransMembrane:7 (o110-135i168-192o207-226i233-253o265-286i298-317o337-354i)): protein MAALPPANKGRSASTADDDDGLLRRRRRPSSSSSSSPPASSSTTTTADTLVHAVKALEHKAEHTLLQLWDDLPAWRRDNAFIRSGYRPIRGSYAHSLRSLFYLHNESVNIWTHLLGAIVAIALSLWCLRGVLVAAAATTSTRRPYEDYYRYVSTYAAAAARNASRADVCVFACFFGGAVVCLGMSATFHALVDHSEDVARWGNKLDYTGIVALIVGSYVPALYYGFFCRPVLLTGYLALICLLGTGCAAVSWIERFRTPQWRPYRAGMFIGLGLSGIVPVVHGLSIYGYRELENRMSISWVIAHGAMYIFGAVLYAARWPERRSPGAFDFWGSSHQIFHMCVLLAAGTHFYGMTKAFDHHHTVMGSQCLNE, encoded by the exons ATGGCCGCACTGCCCCCCGCCAACAAgggccgcagcgccagcaccgcagacgacgacgacggcctcttgcgccggcgccggcgcccatcatcatcatcatcatcatcaccacccgcctcctcctccaccaccaccactgcagACACcctcgtccacgccgtcAAGGCTCTCGAGCACAAGGCCGAGCACACCCTCCTCCAGCTGTGGGACGACCTCCCCGCCTGGCGCCGTGACAACGCCTTCATCCGCTCCGGCTATCGCCCCATCCGCGGCTCGTACGCGCACTCGCTGCGCTCCCTCTTCTACCTGCACAACGAGTCCGTCAACATCTGGACGCACCTCCTAGGCGCCATCGTGGCCATCGCCCTCTCTCTGTGGTGCCtccgcggcgtcctcgtcgccgccgccgccaccacctccacgcGCCGGCCGTACGAAGACTACTACCGCTACGTGTCCACgtacgcggcggcggcggcgcgcaacgCCTCGCGTGCCGACGTCTGCGTCTTTGCCTgcttcttcggcggcgccgtcgtctgcctcgGCATGAGCGCCACCTtccacgccctcgtcgaccacagcgaggacgtcgcccgcTGGGGCAACAAGCTCGACTACACGGGCATCGTGGCCCTCATCGTTGGGAGCTACGTTCCCGCCCTGTACTACGGCTTCTTCTGCAGACCCGTATTGCTCACGGGCTATCTCGCGCTG ATATGTCTTCTCGGAAccggctgcgctgccgtcTCCTGGATAGAGCGGTTCCGCACGCCGCAGTGGCGGCCCTATAGAGCTGGCATGTTCATCGGCCTGGGACTCTCGGGTATTGTCcccgtcgtccatggcctcTCCATCTACGGCTACCGGGAGCTCGAGAACCGGATGAGCATCAGTTGGGtcatcgcccacggcgccatGTACATCTTTGGCGCGGTGCTCTATGCG GCCCGCTGGCCCGAGCGACGCTCGCCAGGCGCCTTCGACTTCTGGGGCAGCTCGCATCAGATCTTCCACATGTgcgtcctgctcgccgccggcacgcaCTTTTACGGCATGACCAAGGCATTTGATCATCATCACACGGTCATGGGGTCGCAGTGTCTAAACGAATAG
- a CDS encoding uncharacterized protein (COG:S~EggNog:ENOG503NYUW), which translates to MRTRTSNRQKRYTVEKYDFDSSSDEVATATPSRRRRKDPDEQDANFDDAADEHAPDEDDGSDEAVAFDEDGMAIDDEEDGENDDAASDAPKRRRDPVSAARKPARRNAPVRSGGGSGIRTLSLATAQYRDVEPVPPDSHAVKTYSGPYERAIRGQSLIQIWYGPNPDAVRTTQRLLDRWIPWPVLPPKVLDEEDPQGLPERGVWAPGCIDRQFELGKAWSERWKGARGSDPPQMRTLSAEEAAPYQPVEGALPVFMGPYLNQTVVQFAPGDAVAISQNGIPFDRDEDKTKVPAGWMLDTGGVVVGMDWAPRQGESTSQVLALAVIPRADHDTYNYEEEHQRPGFERHGTVQVWEFCGERTTKADMARPLPAAPRLLRTLCLDCGRARRVKWSPGVESLLAILCGDGSIRVLEVTGEGDGSYEEVEAPLAVLSMVDELGVKATAMDWVSVNRLVAGYSDGSVALWSIFPTRLLSRHPVHHSDVIALATGYPSEPYLAASLPVGGSVKIVDLRCPSYETAEVQINAVNTEANMLAWSDHLQGFFSAYPSANALNTMVGFMHHRHFPLVRRIFTAECFPSCLSVGTTHPCLLVGTTDGSLWALNPQCELFKARRPPTDRVRLLQHEHRPAEHFTAPSPASARGVARVVQGFDMEKNTHGTETRAPPKKGNKAKKGADADDGGGAGDDEPVALMDPSRAVVHELGTRVTVVSWNPNDGYGCWAAAAFGSGLVRVMDLGLENVAVDE; encoded by the exons ATGCGCACACGCACCTCCAACCGTCAAAAGCGCTACACGGTCGAAAAGTACGACTTTGATAGCAGCTCTGATGAGGTAGCGACCGCCACGCcgtcccgccggcggcgaaaggaccccgacgagcaggacgcAAActttgacgatgccgccgacgagcatgcgccggacgaggacgacggcagcgacgaggcggtcgccTTTGACGAAGATGGCATGGCCATtgacgatgaagaagacggcgagaatgacgatgccgcctccGATGCGCCCAAGAGACGACGCGACCCTGTTTCTGCTGCGCgcaagcccgcccgccgcaatGCCCCCGTCaggtccggcggcggcagtggcatcCGCACCTTGTCCCTCGCTACGGCGCAGTACCGCGACGTGgagcccgtgccgccggACTCTCATGCGGTCAAGACATACAGCGGGCCGTACGAGCGCGCGATCCGCGGGCAGTCGCTGATCCAGATATGGTACGGGCCGAACCCGGACGCGGTGCGCACGACGCAGCGCCTGCTGGACCGCTGGATCCCGTGGCCGGTCCTGCCGCCAAAggtgctggacgaggaggacccCCAGGGGCTGCCGGAGAGGGGCGTgtgggcgccgggctgcaTTGACAGGCAGTTTGAGCTGGGAAAGGCGTGGAGTGAGAGGTGGAAGGGCGCCCGAGGCAGCGATCCGCCGCAGATGAGGACGCTctcggcggaggaggcggcaccGTATCAGCCTGTGGAGGGTGCACTGCCCGTCTTTATGGGCCCGTACTTGAACCAGACGGTGGTGCAGTTCGCACccggcgatgccgtcgcgatATCACAGAATGGTATCCCCTTCGACCGAGATGAGGACAAGACCAAAGTTCCTGCGGGCTGGATGCTGGATACGGGCGGCGTGGTCGTCGGCATGGACTGGGCGCCGCGACAGGGCGAGTCTACCTCGCAGGTCCTCGCCCTGGCGGTGATACCGCGTGCGGACCATGACACGTACAATTACGAGGAGGAGCATCAGAGGCCAGGCTTCGAGCGGCATGGCACGGTGCAGGTCTGGGAGTTTTGTGGCGAGAGGACAACCAAGGCCGACATGGCGAGgcccctgcctgccgcgcccAGGCTACTGAGGACGCTGTGCCTGGACTGCGGGAGAGCTAGGAGGGTCAAATGGAGTCCAGGAGTCGAAAGCTTGCTGGCCATTCTCTGTGGGGATGGGAGCATTCGTGTGCTCGAGGTAACGGGAGAGGGTGACGGTTCTTACG AGGAAGTCGAAGCCCCCCTCGCCGTTCTGAGCATGGTCGACGAGCTAGGTGTCaaggccacggccatggacTGGGTCTCGGTGAATCGCCTTGTCGCCGGCTACTCGGACGGATCGGTGGCTCTGTGGTCCATTTTCCCAACCCGACTCCTCTCCCGCCACCCGGTCCATCACAGCGATGTCATCGCCCTCGCGACGGGCTACCCCTCGGAGCCTtacctcgccgcctccttgccAGTCGGGGGGTCCGTCAAGATCGTGGACCTGCGCTGCCCAAGCtacgagacggccgaggtgCAGATCAACGCGGTCAACACGGAGGCTAACATGCTCGCCTGGAGCGACCACCTGCAAGGCTTCTTCTCGGCGTATCCGTCCGCCAACGCGCTCAACACCATGGTGGGCTTCATGCACCACCGGCACTTTCCCCTCGTGCGCCGCATCTTCACGGCCGAGTGTTTTCCGTCGTGCCTCTCCGTGGGGACGACGCACCCGtgcctgctcgtcggcacgACAGACGGGTCGCTGTGGGCGCTGAACCCGCAGTGCGAGCTTTTCaaggcgcgccggccgccgacggaccGCGTGCGGCTGTTGCAGCACGAGCACCGCCCGGCAGAGCATTTCACTGCGCCGTCTCCGGCgtccgcccgcggcgtggcGAGGGTTGTCCAGGGATTCGACATGGAGAAGAACACGCATGGCACGGAGACCAGGGCTCCGCCCAAGAAAGGCAACAAGGCGAAGAAGGGCGCGGATGCAGACGACGGGGGAggagccggcgacgacgagcccgtggCGCTCATGGATCCCTCCCGCGCCGTGGTTCACGAGCTGGGCACGCGCGTCACGGTAGTCAGCTGGAATCCTAACGACGGATATggatgctgggcggcggcggcgtttgggTCAGGCCTCGTGCGCGTCATGGATCTCGGGCTGGAAAATGTTGCCGTTGATGAGTGA
- a CDS encoding uncharacterized protein (EggNog:ENOG503NUMW~COG:T) yields MYTLDDAHQYEFDIYESIKRVNSSHPGRRHVRSALDKFALQSPAGKQHYCLVQTPLWDRWRDLPRRNPTNRFTEDLLKAGLWELLLGLDYLHTECKLVHTDIKADNIHSELVDKQLFEAFTQTELETPTPRKYINGFPIYLSRKFGLPRKLGNVILSDFGAAVHGDERRNHDAQPNVHRSPEVMLKVPWSYPVDIWNVGVMIWDLFEGKHLFYGDDPSGEGYLTRAHLAEVIGMLGPPPLDLLQRGARSAEFFTEEGKHHFHHIKYFAY; encoded by the exons ATGTATACTTTAGATGATGCGCACCAATATGAGTTCGACATCTACGAGAGCATCAAGAGAGTGAATTCCTCGcacccaggccgccgccatgtgcGATCAGCCTTGGACAAGTTCGCACTCCAGAGCCCAGCGGGCAAACAACATTACTGCCTTGTCCAAACCCCTCTTTGGGACCGCTGGAGGGACCTACCACGTCGGAACCCGACCAATCGATTCACCGAAGACCTCCTCAAGGCAGGACTCTGGGAGCTTCTGCTTGGGCTGGACTATCTGCACACAGAATGTAAACTTGTCCACACAG ACATCAAAGCCGATAATATTCACTCGGAACTAGTAGACAAGCAGCTCTTTGAAGCTTTCACTCAGACTGAGCTTGAAACGCCAACACCGCGAAAATATATCAACGGGTTTCCGATCTACCTGTCTCGGAAATTTGGCTTGCCCCGAAAGCTTGGCAACGTTATTTTAAGTGACTTCGGTGCCGCGGTCCACGGTGACGAGAGAAGAAATCACGACGCTCAGCCGAATGTGCATAGATCGCCAGAGGTCATGCTCAAGGTGCCTTGGAGTTATCCGGTGGACATCTGGAATGTCGGCGTCATG ATCTGGGATCTCTTCGAGGGAAAGCACCTCTTCTACGGCGATGACCCCAGCGGCGAAGGCTACTTGACTCGGGCGCATCTGGCGGAGGTTATAGGGATGCTCGGACCGCCACCCCTGGATTTGCTTCAGAGGGGAGCTCGGAGCGCAGAGTTTTTCACAGAAGAGGGCAAGCACCATTTCCATCATATCAAATATTTTGCATACTAA